The Apodemus sylvaticus chromosome 4, mApoSyl1.1, whole genome shotgun sequence nucleotide sequence tccctagagtcacagaacacatgggtagtctctataccataagggaatttgttgatgacttacagtctatagtccaactccctaacaatggtcagcagcagctgtgaatggaagtccaaggatctagtagttgctcgtcccacaaggcaagcaggcaaaaaagagagagcgaatcttccttcttccaatgtctttatataggtctccagcagaaagtgtggcccagagtaaaagtgtgtgctaccatacctggATTAAAATCTACAAACATGATCTATGGGGCATAGTTAATCTTCAGGCCCAACACAAATTCACAGGAAGGTCCCTGGGGTTCACCAGCCATCCTGGCCTACTTGGTAAGTTCAAGCCCAGGgagaaagcctatctcaaaaaataaataaaagtagatgTCTATGGTCTTGAGAGAAGGCTTGCAGTTGAGAgcacctcctcttcttccagaggaccagagctgGGTTCCTAATACctgtgtctgtaattccagccccaAGAGATCCAACACCTTCTGGCATATCGGGGCCTCTTCACACATGTGtaagacacacatgtataatatgaattaaagaaaaaatcttgtagggctagagagatgattcagcagttaagagtacttgctcttgcagaggatccaactTCAGTTCTAAGCAGCCTAACTCCAATTCTAAGGGATCTTCCATCCTCTTCTGGATCCACACACCAAGCATGTCCTGgtacagatgcatgcacacaatcacacagacacataaaatcaaaaacaaatcattttgattgggtgtggtggtgcacacctttaaccccagcactcaggaggcagaggcagatgatctCTGGGAATtcgaggctaccctggtctacatagtacattccaggacagccagggctgtgcagaGAGACTCTCTCACAACAACAGGTAGACATTTAGCTGGTCGTGGTGTGTCACAAAGCTCCAAGCCCTGTACTTAAGGAGGTAAATTGAAACAATGTCCTATTATGTTACATACTTTAAAACAGTCAAATCAGAACTGTGGCTCTGAGCTTAGCCACAAGGAGGCCCTTGAAGACAGTGGTGGGACTGGAATACCAGTAACAACTGGAATCCCATAGAGCAAAGGCGGGGAGGGGAGCAGGTGTATAGCCAGGGTGGCTGGCTGCGGCAGGGCAGGACCTCAGAGGAGGGGTAAAAGCTGATGAGCAGAGCGGTGCAGGAGCCCTGCTGCTTCAGAGGACAGGAAGCTAACATCTGGATCCTGAGGCCCAGGGGAGGACATGATCTGAAACAGCAGCAAGGCCCTTGCCCTTAGGTCAACGGACAAACATTTTcctggagagagggaagaaggacagTGGGGGATAGTGGAGAGGCTTGCACAAACTTGAATGAGTTCTGGCCTCTATTAGAGTAAAGAAGGTGTCAGATGAGAGATTGGAGAGTAATGGAGAAGAATTAACCGAGGACGGAGACCTTGTAGACTTTGTTGGGACACACTAATCCACACTCTCTCTTGAATGCTTTTTCTCTGACCCATTCAGTTGCTACCATGTGGCAAAACAAGTGGAGCTTTACTATATAAATGTATGCGCACTGGGGGTGGCTGGTGCTGCGTCTCaccacctccccatcctcctccctccagcccGCACAGGACGATGGGATTTATTGGCAAGTCAACCTCGACAGGTTCCACCAGCACTTCCGTGACCAAGCAATTGTGAGCGCAGTGGCAAACCGAATGGACCAGGTAATATCCAAGTGGGTCAGCCAGTGTTCAGCAAGGAACAAGGTCGGTGGTTGAGATGGGTGTCAGATGCAGCGATAGTGTATTCTGAATTGTCTGTATTTTTCAGACAAGCAGTGAGATTGTGCGGACAATGCTCCGGATGAGTGAGATTACCACTCCCTCTAGTGCCCCGTTCACTCAGCCACTGTCCTCCAATGAGGTACGCTTCAGGTTTCTTTTTGGGGGagcaattgttttgttttggtcttctgTGTAGctcttagctgtcctggaactccctactGCTGAGCTTAGGATGTATGCCCCACCGTGCCTGGTTTAGCTTCGTATTTTTGTGCTAGCTTTCCGTAAACGTAGGTATTACAAGTTACTAGACATAACCTGTAGGGTTATGTTGATGCCTGTGCCTTGCCGGGAAGGGAGGTTTTGTTGCTTGGAGTGGGGCAAGGATTTCTCAGGAATGTTAAGCACTGAAATGTTTGGCCACCTTAGAatccagcttttaaaaatgttaaggcATGGGGACTAGAGAGgcagctcagcaattaagagaacggctgctcttccagaggacccagggtcaAGTCTCAGCACACACAAGGCagtcacaactgtctgcaactgcAATCCAGGGGGATCTTACTCTCTCTCCGGGCTTCCTTGGGCACTGTACGTACATGATACACTTACAGTCATGCAGGTAAacatgatagacataaaaaaaataacagaaataaaagaaagccaggcatggtagcacacacctttaatcccagcatttaggaggtaaagggagatggatctctgagttcaagaccagtcttgtctacaaagcattttctaggacagccaaggctacacagagaaaccccatcttaaaaaaccaaataaataaataaatctttaaaaaaaagttaagccattaaaattattttagtcaaATATCTATCAGTCAAGTAGTATCTATCAGTCAAGTCAACTTATTTCTAGTTATTTTAAGAAGTTATTTTAAGATAAGtcagtgctggcacatgcctggaATCCACCTCTTCAGAAGGCTGCTGGGGATTACCGGCCTGAGCTCCTGAGCTCAGAGCTAAGCTGGCAACAGCAGCTTAGCTTTGATAAAGGCTTTTATAGTTACACTTACTTAAGTATTGCTGTTATACTTTATATTGCTTCTACACTTTTTTGTAGttgattcatttgttttggagacagggtctctgctggcctcgaacttgcactatagatcaggctggcctcaaacttgcactGCAAACCGGGCTGGCCTGtgtctccctagtgctgtgaTCAAGGGCCTGACTTTCTGAATTCTTGGCCCTTGTAAATTTCACGAGCTTCTTGAGCCTTAGAAGTTTTAGCTTCCAGAGTCTTAGGAGCCTCCCTCCAAAATGGAATGTTTACCTTTGGAGGCTGTAGCTACACAGTAACCCACAGTCTTCCTCCCCCAGCCTGTGGGGTAGCTGGTATTAATTACAGGCATATACTGCTATACCTGCTTATAGTTTACTTTAATTAATTACTTATCACTGGACATTTGATTGTTTCTCTTTCTACTCTGTCTCTGTCAGGGTCTGACTGTGTAGCACTGGGTGGTTAGAGCTCGCTAGTAGACCAGCcccaaacacagagatccacctgcctctgtctcccaagatctgggattaaaggtatgcatcccTCTTGGCCTTTGTTTACTCTTATAAACAATGATactatgaatatttttaaagatttatttattttatgtatatgaatacactgtagctgcctgcagacacaccagaagaaggcatcagatcccattacagatggttgtgagccaccatgtggttattgggaattgaactcaggacctctgaaagagcagttagtgctcttaaccgctgagccacctcttcagcccatGAATATTTCTTAAATGCTTTTATGATTTTGAAATCTAAACTTAGGACATCTTGTTTCAGTCACATTTAGCACTTCTGCATCCCTGGCCCTGTTTTCAGCATCTCCTTCTGTCCCACAGATCTTCAGATCCCTGCCCGCCGGTTATAACATCTCTAAGCAGGTTCTTGACCAGTACCTCACGCTGCTGGCAGATGACCCCGTAAGTCTCTTGCCCCCTTAGTCTGATCACAGTTTATCTCCTATGGCCTTCTTGTCTACTTCGCCATTCCAGACAAGAAGCCCTGTCACCCAGCAGGAAAGCTGCCTGCTTCAGACTCTTGACCAGAATTGCTCCATGGGAAAGAGAGTTATGAATTAACACCATtcactctctttctttttaacagctaGAATTTATTGGAAAGTCTGGCGACAGTGGTGGAGGAATGTATGTCATCAGTATCCTTTCCAGTTGTCTGTCCTTCCTGACTCCTGAGTTAGAAAGCAGCAGCAGGGCCTAGGAAAgatttgttatgttttgttgttgagacatTCTCTgtggcccagcctggccttgaactcactgtgtagcctagaaGTTGGCATAAAGCCCTGgccctcctgcctttacctcccaagtgctgggttagaCACATGTGCCAACACAAGAAAAGATTTTGTCAATGCTTTATATACTAAACAagctttaaaaattaactttctaTTAAATTTTCTGTGAATTCTCAGTGAGTtacattaatgaaaataaaaaaaggctTCAGCCATCGCTCAGTAGCACCACACTTACTGTTCCAGGTTCTTGCCAGATCCCCAGCATCacgacagagaggaagagggtgggggcagggccagGAGATAAGAAAGGGACAGAGCTGGGGAGAGGCCAGTGCAATGGTAAATGCTTATAATCAGCACTTTAGGGGCTGAGGCGGAAAAGTGGaatgttcaaagtcagtctgggctacatagcaagaccctgtctcaaaaaggaaaagattaaaaaaagttTGCTTAAGCAAACCCTTATGAATGTTAATATACTTATACACGAAATGTGAAAAGCAAAATAGCAGTTAATTTTTGGTTTTAGGAATttagggccaggcagtggtggcgcatgccttcaattccagctcttgggaggcagaggcaggaggatttctgagtttgaggctagcctggtctacagagtgagttccaggacagccagggctacacagagaaaccctgtctcaaaaagccaaaaaaaaaaaaaattaggaatttAGTCATGAAACCAAGGTAATAGTGACCTGGCTAAAACTTTACTAAATGTCCTTAATCCTCTACCTAAAGACCTCCATAAGGCATTAGCATCCCTAGCCACTGCAACTCTGGAGTCTGTCATCCAGGAGAGGTAAGAGACTCACTGGTTGGGACTGGGCTCAGACACTTCCTGTCCACACCCCACTGAACAAATGATTTGGGTTTTATGGCCTACCCTGCCACACTTGGTCTCATCTTTCCCATAGTTAATTCCTGGTTAGGCAAATACACCAGCCACCCTAAAGCTCTGTAATACAAGCACTGTGGCACTCTAAGGAATAGGCACCTGGCAACAAGTTAAGAGGAACAGTGCTGTCACGCACCTTGGGAGCTGTGGAAGAATGGATGCTGTTTTCCTCTCTGGTCCTGACTCCACATGAGGACTAGGACCTCCACACTCTGAAACTAGGAGCTAAAGCATGCCTAACTCCTTTGTCCCTTCCCAGGTTCGGGTCTCGCTGTGCCAGGATATTCCGTCTGGTATTACAGAAGAAACACCTGgaacagaagcaggtggaggacTTTGCGATGATTCCTGCAAAGGAGGCGAAGGATATGCTGTATAAGATGCTCTCAGAAAACTTCATATTACTGCAGGTGACCACGCCCAGTGCGTGCTGAGCAGCAAGGCTGACCTCGGCAGGACAGACCCTCAGGAAGTCAGTCTGGGCCCCCAGACAGTCCAGCCCCCTCTGAAACAGACAAAGGGTTAACACAGACATAGCAAATCCTTGAGGGATCATGTAGCCTTTAACTGGCctctcagagagacagacatagcaCACCAAGAAATGAGCTCACAATTCTAACTTCCCTGTCCTTTCTAGCCCCCAGCCTGTCTGACCTTTCTCAGCCTTAAATCTTTAACAGAATAACTTTTCAGCATAGCTTGGATCCTGTAGCTCTACGTTGAGGACCCTTTGAGGAAGTAGGTTGATGGATTTTGGAGTCAATTCACCAAGCAAGTCAACTGCCGTCATCTCATATCTGTAAAATGGCAGTGGCTTCTAATATAAAACAGTGTGGTTGGACCGACCTGGAAATGCATACCTATAACTCAGTACTAGGAGAGTAAGGCTGGAGGATCGAGAGTCTGAGTATCACGCTGTCTCGGTTATTAATAAAGTCTGCTTTGAAAATCAGATAAATCCACCTAGGGTGTGTAGAATTTGCTTAGTAAATATtagttgttttttcctttctttcacccAGGATGCTGATAGACAAATGGAAACTGGGCAGCCTGCTTCATGTGGCTGATTATGTCATAAACATGGCCCCTGATTGgctaggaaggaaagaagtatCAGGACTGACAGTACCAGGTGCTTGGGTGGTTATTTTGCTCATTCCAAATAAGAGTACgatttctctttatttctgtgGACAAACAGGAAATTCCTAAAACGCCAGACCATGCCCCATCCAGGACCTTCTATCTGTACACTGTGAATGTGCTATCAGCTGCCAGAATGCTGTTGCACAGATGCTATAAGGTAAACACCACCACCCCCCAGACCACCCCCATGCCTCACACAGCCTCCTTACCACCTTAGCCCACTCTACCAGGTCAGGTGAACAGAACCACGTGCATGTTTGCActgtcttctctttcctcagAGCATAGCCAACTTGATAGAAAGGCGGCAATTTGAAACAAAGGAGAACAAGTGAGTGCGGCCTCCCGTGAGTCATGTTcagttttggtttggggtttttacGCTGATCCAATAACTAAAGGAATACATGGTCCACTTCTCCTTGACCTGGTTAGCACCTGTGGGCCCCAACGCCCACATTAACATTTCCAAGGTCCAAAGCCTGAGGGAAAACGTGCTATAGAAATGGAGACagtgagctggagaggtggctcggcaggtaagagcactgactgctcttctgaagatcctgagttcaaatcccagcaaacacatggtggctcacaaccatccgtaatgaaatctgatgcccttttctgggctgctgaagacagctacagtgtacttacatataataaataaataaatctttaaaaaagaaaaaagaaatggagacagtagggctggagagatagctcagtgcttaagagcacggactactcttccaaaggtcctgagctcaaatcccagcaaccacatggtggctcacaaccatctgtaatgagatctgacgccctcttgtggtgtgtctgaagacagctacagtgtacttacatataataaataaatctttaaaaaaaaaaaatggagacagtAGCCCAATACCGTCTAGTTGCCCTGAATCATAGGATTGCGTTGGCCTAGCCATGCCTTGGTTTACCCTTGCTGACCATACCTCCAATTAAATTATCTTGCAGATTTCTAAGGCATGTGCTTGACCCCAGAGTTTAAGTACTACTGAGATCAGGAACAAAGTTCTGTTTGTAGTTAAGTTTATGGAAAATGTCTTTAGAAGAAAGATGGAAAGGGCAAGAAACCCCAAAGTTAAGGAGCGTCCCTCAGAGCTGTGTCTGTCTGACAGGCGGCTACTAGAAAAGTCTCAGCGGGTCGAAGCCATCATGGCGTCCATGCAGGCCACGGGTGCAGAGGAGGTGCAGCTGCAGGAGATAGAGGAGATGATCACAGCGCCCGAGCGGCAGCAGCTGGAGACCCTGAAGCGCAACGTCAACAAGTAAGCTGCGGAAGCCCCGCCCTGTCCCTGGCAGGCAGCGCCCCTCACACACAGCTTCTCGGCCCAGCCTCCTCCACCTTAGGGGGGGATACGAGTACAGCACTCGCACTTCCCTAGCTAACTCAAAGAGTTGACCCTCTCCGGAGTGATGGCAcgcgcctgtaattccagcactcaggagacgtagatctctgagttcagggccagcctggtctatgtggtgagtttcaggatagccagggagaccctgtcttaagagTGTGAGACCTGCCTGTTTTTCTAGGTCAGCAGTTCTGAGGGTATCACGCTTGTCTATAATCTCATTCACCAAGGACTTGAGTCTCAAGTGTGGTGATCCATCTTGGTCCTTGCACAGACTTTCAGTACCTCTTGCCTGGAACTTTGCAATTATCCTACAAACCATGTGTCACAATGCCCTcagggagggagtgtgtgtgtgtctgtgtgtgtgtgtgtgtctgtgtgtatgcgcgtctgtgtgtgtgtgtgtgtgtgtgtgtctgtgtgtgtgtgtgtgtgtgtgtgtgtaagcacatacatcccatgcatgcatgtggaggttatTCTGGAACTCGgacctcaggtcctcacacttggaTGGCAGCAGGCATTTTACCCACTGGCGCATCTCCCCAACCTCCAAGTTATTTATTGTCTTAAAGTGATGGATGACAGCAGCATTCTCCTAGTTACGTGACTTACTGGCTTCCCTGCCGTCTGTGTTTGTTCATCCCTCAGTTTGGGAAGGGGTTATGTTTTTGACTAAAGGTCTCAGTCCACACTGGCCTTCAACTGATTTTCCTGCTCTAACCCCCTCCACCCCGagctgctgggatcacaggtgtctATCACCGCAGCTGGCTGAGACaatttattggtttatttttttacaatATGAAATCCAAATTCATTGCTGTGCCGTGGGCCCTTTCACAATTTCATAGCAGTGAGCTCTGCCTTCCGTTTCCTTTACTCATTAATGGGAATTATATAAAGTTATTAGTTCTGGTGATTATTTTTATGGACTCCTGGAGACTTTCTATGTCACTTATGAATAGTTCTACTTCTCAATCTGGACTTCTGTCTTGCCTAATTGCCTTGTCTAGCACCTTGGGTGGAAGGCAGTGAAGGATATCTTGGCTTTGCTCCAGATCTAAGGAGGAAAACCTGAGTGTTCCACCATTAAGTGCAGTACTAGTTGCAGTTCTGTTTTTCACTGAATTGTATCAGTGCAGAagtcccttcctcttcccagtgAACACTAACTCTCAACTACTCGCGGCTGTAAAGCACTCTGGCTTTCGCCTCTATTCTTACTGTTCTTTCTCATGGTTGCAAGTGAAACCTTAACAGTCTTTGCAGCGTCAGGAACTCCATGGCACCTGGCATGGGAGGGCTGTGATGGAATCATCTCCTGGGTCACTCACCCTCCATCTGCTCCAGCCTTGAATATGTTAATGAGCACTGGCCCCAGCAAATGCTTTCACTCTTCACTCAGGTTGGACGCCAGCGAGATCCAGGTGGATGAAACCATCTTCTTACTGGAATCATACATCGAGAGCACCATGAAAAGGCAGTGACCCAGAAGAAGCAATgctggtatcaaactcagggccttccAATGCTAGTCAGCCGACGCACCACTGAGCACGTCCCTAGCCAGAAACCAGCATCCTCCTCAACAGATCTAGGAgatagaaaaggaggaggaggggtttgGATACATTCtttgcagtgatttttttttttttttttttgaggtggtgtttctctgtgtagccctggctgtcctagaactcactttgtagacgaggctggcctcaaactcggagaaTACTCCtgagtgtgctgggattaaaggcatacagcaCCATGACCAGCTACCCTGCAGATTCTCATACTGACCCCCTGTTCCTGTCGTTCCCTGCTGCTCATGACACACCTGAAGGAGTaaattcctgggctggagagatggctcagtggttaagagcgctgactgctcttctgaaggtcctgagttcaaatcccagcaaccacatggtggcttacaaccattcgTAAGGATaactgataccctcttctggtgcggctaaagacagccacagtgtgctcacatataataaataaataagtctttctttaaaaagcatattCTCCTCTCATCAGATCCTCGCGCGACAATGAGCCCTTGATAAATGAGAACAATCATAAATTATATGTATCTATTCTTATCAAGAAGTCAGCTAGAGGTCAGTGAGATGAGTTCCCGGGTAAAATACTCATGGCTCAAGCATGACACCCTGAGTTCAGAGGCCCGGGACCCCAACCCTGTGAGATGGTCACAGCTCTGAAACTCATTGATGAGCTTCTGGTTCAGGGAGATCCTATCTCAAGAGGCCAAGGCCAGCAAgatagatgactcagtggataagggAGCTTGCTACCAAGGCTGATGACCTACCCTAGAACCCAtacagtaaaagagaaaaaaaacgcTTACAAATTGTCTCCTAACCTCTATTTGGGCACCGTGGCACACACAGCTATGCATACATACGCATAAATGTAAAAATAGTAGGATAGGAAGCAATCAAGGAAGACATCCAACTTCTGATCTGGGCACAATGCACACACCCATATAATGTACACCACACATAGAAGTCCACCAAAACTGGACATGAAGACATACCTGTGGTCCCACCAATAAGGAGGCAAAGATGGGGGATTACTGCAAGTTCGTCAGCTTGGGCCTTTTGGGGAGTTTCAGGCTAGTGTGGGCATAGAGAACTTGTCTTAACAAACACAAATCAGCCAAGCCAGTGTTGAAACACCCCTGAATTATGACCGAGGAACGTAGAGAAGACCCTTACTGGCCTTACAGTTCCAgagtgaccaagccagctcagtcaacaGGCTCTCCAGGGCAAgagcaaggattaaaaagaaaaaaagaattagacaACGTTGTAGCAgaaccccagccagttctgaggctgaggtgggtttattttttttcccaatctgcttttatagcattttaattacatgcaagtaattacatgcaagtaataaGGTCAGCTCTAGGTTAAGGaccaagcaagacaataaacaaaatCCCATAaccattgtttctaagggcttaatcaggatgaccaagatatcTGAGCCCACTTCTTCCTTGTCTTAGCCCAAAGTCATACTCTTGCCTaaagcctacttctttgttctagTCCAAAATCAGATTCTGGTCTGAGCTTACTTCCAAGTTCTAGCCCATTATCAAATTCCTGCCAAGTGGCTTGGAGAGCTCTCCACACAGAGGATCAGAGTCCAAGATTGTGGCatgaaggcatggtggcagaagcTGGAAGCCTGCCCCAGTGAcatcctctagcaaggccacacgcTTACTAACCCTCCCAAACAGTGCTATCAAttgggaaccaagtgttcaaatgcccaAGGGAAAGCTGCGAGCCATCACAGTCTATCAAATTTCTTCCTAAGCAACAATTCCCTCTCTATGCCTATTGCACTGagttgtaactttttttttttttagttttttggatttggtttttttgagacagggtttctctgtgtagccctggctgtcctggaactcacgctgttgaccaggctggcctcaaactcagaagtctgcctgcctctgcctcccagagtgctgggattacaggcgtgcaccaccaccgcccggcaagctGGAACAtttaacatgcacacacatggtgtacagaATGTCAAAGACTGTGGGAGGAAGTAAAATACTCTCCTCTTTGGGGctctttgttgttggttttgggttttgttttatttttgtaacagAGTCTTGCTGTATAGCTAGGCTAACCTGTAAC carries:
- the Polr3c gene encoding DNA-directed RNA polymerase III subunit RPC3 isoform X2, whose protein sequence is MTQAEIKLCSLLLQEHFGEIVEKIGVHLIRTGSQPLRVIAHDTKASLDQVKKALCVLIHHNLVIYHVHKRGVVEYEAQCSRVLRMLRYPRYIYTTKTLYGDTGELVVEELLLNGKMTMSAAVKKVADRLTETMEDGKTMDYTEVSNAFVRLADTHFVQRCPLVPDTDSSDPGPPPPAPTLAINEKDMYLVPKLSLIGKGKRRRSSDEDATGEPKAKKPRSTDHKEPAQDDGIYWQVNLDRFHQHFRDQAIVSAVANRMDQTSSEIVRTMLRMSEITTPSSAPFTQPLSSNEIFRSLPAGYNISKQVLDQYLTLLADDPLEFIGKSGDSGGGMYVINLHKALASLATATLESVIQERFGSRCARIFRLVLQKKHLEQKQVEDFAMIPAKEAKDMLYKMLSENFILLQEIPKTPDHAPSRTFYLYTVNVLSAARMLLHRCYKSIANLIERRQFETKENK
- the Polr3c gene encoding DNA-directed RNA polymerase III subunit RPC3 isoform X3, with translation MLRYPRYIYTTKTLYGDTGELVVEELLLNGKMTMSAAVKKVADRLTETMEDGKTMDYTEVSNAFVRLADTHFVQRCPLVPDTDSSDPGPPPPAPTLAINEKDMYLVPKLSLIGKGKRRRSSDEDATGEPKAKKPRSTDHKEPAQDDGIYWQVNLDRFHQHFRDQAIVSAVANRMDQTSSEIVRTMLRMSEITTPSSAPFTQPLSSNEIFRSLPAGYNISKQVLDQYLTLLADDPLEFIGKSGDSGGGMYVINLHKALASLATATLESVIQERFGSRCARIFRLVLQKKHLEQKQVEDFAMIPAKEAKDMLYKMLSENFILLQEIPKTPDHAPSRTFYLYTVNVLSAARMLLHRCYKSIANLIERRQFETKENKRLLEKSQRVEAIMASMQATGAEEVQLQEIEEMITAPERQQLETLKRNVNKLDASEIQVDETIFLLESYIESTMKRQ
- the Polr3c gene encoding DNA-directed RNA polymerase III subunit RPC3 isoform X1, which encodes MTQAEIKLCSLLLQEHFGEIVEKIGVHLIRTGSQPLRVIAHDTKASLDQVKKALCVLIHHNLVIYHVHKRGVVEYEAQCSRVLRMLRYPRYIYTTKTLYGDTGELVVEELLLNGKMTMSAAVKKVADRLTETMEDGKTMDYTEVSNAFVRLADTHFVQRCPLVPDTDSSDPGPPPPAPTLAINEKDMYLVPKLSLIGKGKRRRSSDEDATGEPKAKKPRSTDHKEPAQDDGIYWQVNLDRFHQHFRDQAIVSAVANRMDQTSSEIVRTMLRMSEITTPSSAPFTQPLSSNEIFRSLPAGYNISKQVLDQYLTLLADDPLEFIGKSGDSGGGMYVINLHKALASLATATLESVIQERFGSRCARIFRLVLQKKHLEQKQVEDFAMIPAKEAKDMLYKMLSENFILLQEIPKTPDHAPSRTFYLYTVNVLSAARMLLHRCYKSIANLIERRQFETKENKRLLEKSQRVEAIMASMQATGAEEVQLQEIEEMITAPERQQLETLKRNVNKLDASEIQVDETIFLLESYIESTMKRQ